Proteins encoded by one window of Anaerosalibacter sp. Marseille-P3206:
- a CDS encoding insulinase family protein: MIFEVGKTYFGFNLIDEYEIKEIQSIARIFYHEKSGARLLHLENEDDNKVFSIGFRTPPSDSTGVPHIIEHCVLSGSRKYKTREPFMDMVKGSLQTFINAMTFGDKTVYPIASRNEKDFFNLMDVYLDAVFYTSIYEIPEIFMQEGWHYELFDPEDDLEYKGVVYNEMQGAYSSPETILDENISKSLYPDTCYKYSSGGNPDVIPELSYEAFLDFHRKFYHPSNSYIYLYGNGNIEKQLQFIDENYLSNFQKIEIDSHINAQKPFTSRNEIVDYYPISNDESEQNRTYLSLNYVLGEKTDSETYLMSSILSQLLIESQAAPLKKALIDAGIGEDIFPMVTDGIQLGFGIVAKNTSIDKKPEFESVVYDTLNKLVKEGIDRKLIEACINIVEYNLREAGKFPTKGLIYNMQSLNSWLYDSSPTTHLQYDETINKLRNNIDSGYFEKFIEERIINNSHSSMVIIEPKKGLGEEKINETKKKLADYKKSLTEEDIEKLIGQNEKLKNIQLTDDTEEAKATIPKLSISDVEPKALVIPQEIIKDENHTILYHDIFTSKIAYVDLYFDISMLDEELIPYTNVLAWLLGKMDTRDMTYSELSNEIYVNTGGINFNVNAYGENKNNEVFHPKFIISGKAIGDNIFKLLELTNTLITESKLEDKKRVKELLQQLKSRIEMVIFDMGHSIASARVGSYFSPSMRYMEKISGLDFYWFISDILEKFDENSEEFMSNLNKVYEKIFNINNLIVSFTGDKEDFAIVKDNLKIVTKDINTEKIESKKFSFSEEKLNEGILSSGNVQYVSKGYNFKKLGYDYNGSMLVLATILNGDFLHNRIRARGGAYGAGISFDTTGHLVTYSYRDPNLKETINTYDSMADYIKNLNLDESDLTTFIIGTMSRLDPALTPHMKGQIATIRYISNISQEEVQKTRDEVLSTKLEDIRALSPILEDTMKQDYLCVLGNENKIRENSEVFKNIVKLKK; the protein is encoded by the coding sequence ATGATTTTTGAAGTTGGTAAAACTTACTTTGGATTTAATTTAATCGATGAGTATGAAATAAAAGAAATACAGTCAATTGCAAGAATATTCTATCATGAAAAATCAGGTGCAAGATTATTGCATTTAGAAAATGAAGATGACAACAAGGTATTTTCCATTGGGTTTAGAACTCCACCATCAGATAGTACTGGAGTTCCTCATATTATAGAACACTGCGTTCTATCTGGTTCTAGAAAATATAAAACCAGAGAACCATTCATGGACATGGTAAAAGGTTCATTACAAACCTTCATCAATGCTATGACCTTTGGAGATAAGACAGTATATCCTATAGCAAGTAGAAATGAAAAAGATTTCTTTAACTTGATGGATGTCTACTTGGATGCAGTTTTTTATACTAGCATATACGAAATACCTGAAATATTTATGCAAGAAGGTTGGCATTATGAATTATTTGACCCTGAAGATGATTTAGAATATAAGGGCGTTGTATACAACGAAATGCAAGGAGCCTATTCATCTCCTGAGACAATTCTAGATGAAAACATAAGTAAATCACTATATCCAGATACTTGTTATAAATATTCTTCTGGGGGAAATCCTGATGTTATTCCAGAACTTAGCTATGAAGCTTTTTTAGATTTTCATAGAAAATTCTATCATCCTTCCAACAGCTATATCTATCTATATGGTAATGGAAATATAGAAAAACAATTGCAATTTATAGATGAAAATTATCTATCCAATTTTCAAAAAATAGAAATAGATTCTCATATCAATGCACAAAAACCTTTTACATCTAGAAATGAAATAGTTGACTACTACCCTATTTCAAATGATGAAAGTGAACAAAATCGTACTTATTTAAGCTTAAACTACGTATTGGGAGAAAAAACAGATTCAGAAACTTATTTAATGAGTAGTATATTGAGTCAATTATTAATAGAATCTCAAGCTGCACCTCTTAAAAAAGCATTAATCGATGCTGGAATAGGAGAAGATATATTCCCAATGGTAACTGATGGCATACAACTAGGTTTTGGTATTGTTGCAAAAAATACATCTATAGATAAAAAACCAGAATTTGAAAGTGTAGTTTACGATACTCTAAACAAACTAGTTAAGGAAGGCATCGATAGAAAACTAATTGAAGCTTGTATAAATATAGTTGAATACAATCTACGTGAAGCTGGAAAATTCCCAACAAAGGGTCTTATATACAATATGCAGTCCTTAAATAGTTGGTTGTACGATAGTAGTCCTACAACTCATCTACAATATGATGAAACCATAAATAAACTTAGAAACAATATAGATAGTGGTTACTTTGAAAAATTCATTGAAGAGAGAATCATTAATAACTCCCATAGTTCAATGGTAATTATAGAACCTAAAAAAGGATTGGGAGAAGAAAAAATAAATGAAACAAAGAAAAAACTAGCTGATTATAAAAAATCTCTTACTGAGGAAGATATTGAAAAATTAATTGGACAAAATGAAAAACTTAAAAATATCCAATTAACAGATGATACTGAAGAAGCTAAAGCTACAATCCCAAAACTTTCTATATCTGATGTTGAACCTAAAGCTTTAGTTATTCCTCAGGAAATAATTAAGGATGAAAACCACACTATACTTTACCATGATATATTCACTAGTAAGATCGCCTATGTAGACTTATATTTTGATATTAGTATGCTTGATGAAGAATTGATCCCATATACAAATGTATTGGCATGGCTTTTAGGAAAAATGGATACAAGGGATATGACTTATTCTGAACTCTCAAATGAAATATATGTAAACACTGGCGGAATTAATTTCAATGTGAATGCATATGGAGAAAACAAAAACAATGAAGTTTTCCATCCTAAGTTCATCATCAGTGGCAAAGCTATAGGAGATAATATATTTAAACTATTAGAACTTACAAATACTTTGATTACTGAAAGCAAATTAGAAGACAAAAAACGAGTTAAAGAATTGCTTCAACAATTGAAATCAAGAATAGAAATGGTAATATTCGATATGGGACATTCTATAGCTTCTGCAAGAGTTGGTTCCTACTTCTCACCATCTATGAGATATATGGAAAAGATAAGCGGACTAGATTTCTATTGGTTCATATCAGACATTCTAGAAAAATTTGATGAAAATAGTGAAGAGTTCATGTCTAATCTAAACAAAGTATACGAAAAAATATTTAATATAAATAATTTAATTGTATCCTTCACTGGAGATAAGGAAGATTTCGCTATTGTTAAGGACAATCTAAAAATTGTAACAAAGGACATTAATACAGAAAAAATAGAAAGTAAGAAATTTAGTTTTTCTGAAGAAAAATTAAATGAAGGAATACTTTCATCTGGAAATGTTCAATATGTATCAAAAGGCTACAATTTCAAAAAGCTTGGATATGACTACAATGGTAGTATGTTAGTTTTAGCTACTATACTAAATGGCGATTTCCTTCACAATAGAATAAGAGCAAGAGGTGGCGCTTATGGTGCAGGTATATCCTTTGATACTACAGGTCATCTAGTAACTTACTCCTATAGAGATCCTAATCTTAAGGAAACTATAAATACTTATGATAGTATGGCAGATTATATTAAGAACTTAAATCTAGATGAATCTGATTTGACAACATTCATCATAGGTACTATGAGTCGTCTAGATCCAGCTTTGACACCTCATATGAAGGGACAAATAGCAACAATAAGATATATCTCTAATATAAGTCAAGAAGAAGTGCAAAAAACAAGAGATGAAGTACTAAGCACAAAACTTGAAGACATAAGAGCCCTTTCACCAATTCTTGAAGATACAATGAAACAAGATTATCTATGTGTATTGGGTAATGAAAATAAGATAAGAGAAAATAGTGAAGTGTTTAAGAATATTGTTAAATTGAAGAAATAA
- a CDS encoding S41 family peptidase, translated as MLNNKKILIWAVVIVLLGIAVYVLVSSNMGELKDLTEEEKIEDFRYMYDIMKENYPHFHSIEKMYGYDWLAHKEEFEKEIRETKDNMEFFHTLNSILMNKLHDPHTGVFVPTGYKEFLDTIKQYKLADEMFGSYKKMFKRSENKYKDWDEIFAKTCLDNYVKIDDIETNIYSRNIIDTQILEQNKIAYLKVSSFSIDCSYGQKMYNKEKEEIIDFLKNVKHYPYLIIDISGNGGGSSIYWLETIIAPLLNQKLNEVKYENICIVRGGDYSMKYFEKAHPDIRENKIEKLKCYSSMPKEVKENFQYYRIDKVDNSVLPSRNPIGFSGKIFLIIDENVFSAADEFAMFCKQSGFATLVGCNTKGSGGNGTMFIGLPNSGLIVRAELEMLLNEDGTSHFETGTVPDIEIEKDDVGDYNIKVMKEIINMIHSEETEK; from the coding sequence ATGTTAAACAACAAAAAAATACTTATATGGGCTGTTGTTATAGTTCTACTAGGAATAGCAGTATATGTTTTAGTTTCAAGCAATATGGGGGAACTTAAAGATTTGACAGAGGAAGAAAAAATAGAAGATTTTAGGTATATGTATGATATCATGAAAGAGAACTATCCTCATTTTCATAGTATTGAAAAAATGTATGGATACGATTGGTTAGCTCATAAAGAGGAATTTGAAAAAGAAATAAGAGAGACTAAAGACAATATGGAATTTTTTCATACTCTAAATTCAATTTTGATGAATAAACTTCACGATCCACATACTGGAGTATTTGTTCCTACTGGCTATAAAGAATTTTTAGATACTATAAAACAATATAAGTTAGCGGATGAAATGTTCGGTTCTTATAAAAAAATGTTCAAAAGATCTGAAAACAAGTATAAAGACTGGGATGAAATATTTGCTAAAACTTGTTTAGATAACTATGTAAAAATAGATGATATAGAGACAAATATATATTCAAGAAATATTATAGATACTCAAATATTAGAACAAAATAAAATAGCTTATTTAAAAGTAAGTTCCTTTTCCATAGATTGTTCCTACGGACAAAAAATGTATAATAAAGAAAAAGAAGAAATAATTGATTTCTTAAAGAACGTGAAACATTATCCATATTTAATAATAGATATTTCAGGCAACGGAGGAGGAAGTAGCATATATTGGCTAGAAACAATAATAGCTCCACTGCTAAATCAAAAACTTAATGAAGTTAAATACGAAAATATTTGTATTGTTCGCGGAGGAGATTATTCAATGAAATATTTTGAAAAAGCACATCCGGATATACGAGAAAACAAAATAGAGAAATTGAAATGTTATAGTTCTATGCCCAAAGAGGTAAAAGAAAACTTCCAATATTATAGAATAGATAAAGTTGATAATAGTGTATTGCCAAGTAGGAATCCTATAGGATTTAGTGGGAAAATATTTTTGATAATTGATGAAAATGTATTTTCAGCAGCAGATGAATTTGCAATGTTTTGCAAGCAAAGTGGATTTGCTACATTGGTTGGATGTAATACTAAAGGGTCAGGGGGAAATGGTACTATGTTTATAGGCCTTCCAAATAGTGGGCTTATAGTCCGTGCTGAATTAGAGATGTTGTTAAATGAAGATGGGACTTCTCATTTTGAGACAGGAACAGTACCAGATATAGAAATAGAAAAAGATGATGTTGGAGATTACAATATAAAAGTAATGAAAGAAATAATCAATATGATTCATTCAGAAGAAACTGAGAAATAA
- a CDS encoding sensor histidine kinase, with translation MDNNKKLLIIRYFILTILIFSIVAYKENVDVYAVILVLIIIINNQIRFFTFKDNKYIVFISLILEWILSYICYKNYGGLVFSYMCIGIIDGVFLLKGKLSYISIGLAIFTVGLMSRNLSINEIILNVASLVTLAILSSYIVDENHRLIKAEELYDKLRISEEQLRKANADLEIYANSIKELAILRERNRISREIHDSVGHSLSTIIIQLGAIEKIAKENGEMASDMANNLGEFAKDGLNEIRTALRQLKPSEFEKYESIIAIEDLTKEFSKLTGVDVKLGFTREKWPLNREQSFVIYRIVQEFLSNSIRHGKATKVNIFMNFNENDLILTLKDNGQGVDNLEKGMGLTNICERVNELGGQVDYDTKKDKGFLMRVVVKLDKSLVS, from the coding sequence ATGGATAATAATAAAAAGTTATTAATTATAAGATATTTTATATTAACTATTTTAATATTTAGTATTGTAGCATATAAAGAAAATGTAGATGTTTATGCTGTTATTTTGGTTCTTATAATTATCATAAATAATCAAATTAGATTTTTTACTTTTAAAGACAATAAATATATAGTCTTTATATCATTAATATTAGAATGGATATTGTCATATATTTGCTACAAAAACTATGGTGGATTAGTTTTTTCTTATATGTGCATAGGAATAATAGACGGAGTTTTTCTTCTGAAGGGAAAGTTGTCTTATATATCTATTGGACTAGCTATTTTCACTGTAGGTTTAATGAGTAGAAATTTAAGCATTAATGAAATTATTTTAAATGTAGCTTCTCTTGTTACTTTAGCTATATTATCCAGCTACATAGTAGATGAAAATCATAGATTGATAAAAGCAGAAGAATTATATGATAAATTGAGAATATCAGAAGAGCAATTGAGAAAGGCAAATGCTGACTTAGAAATATATGCAAACTCTATAAAAGAATTAGCTATACTACGGGAGAGAAATAGAATATCAAGAGAAATCCACGATAGCGTTGGACACAGTTTGTCCACTATAATAATCCAATTAGGAGCTATAGAGAAAATTGCCAAAGAAAATGGAGAAATGGCTTCAGATATGGCAAATAATTTAGGTGAATTTGCTAAGGATGGGTTAAATGAAATAAGGACAGCTCTAAGACAATTAAAACCTAGTGAGTTTGAAAAATATGAAAGCATAATAGCCATAGAAGATTTAACGAAGGAATTTAGCAAACTTACAGGAGTAGATGTAAAGCTAGGCTTTACAAGGGAAAAATGGCCTTTAAATAGGGAGCAATCCTTTGTAATCTATAGAATAGTTCAAGAGTTTCTTTCTAATTCTATTCGTCATGGAAAAGCAACTAAGGTAAATATCTTTATGAATTTTAATGAAAATGATCTAATCCTCACCCTTAAAGATAATGGACAAGGTGTTGATAATTTGGAAAAAGGTATGGGACTTACTAACATTTGTGAACGTGTAAATGAACTAGGTGGACAAGTAGATTATGATACCAAAAAGGATAAAGGATTTTTAATGAGAGTAGTTGTGAAATTAGACAAAAGTTTAGTATCTTAG
- a CDS encoding radical SAM/SPASM domain-containing protein — protein MKASKYNFFYEFPEDMEKLIAYNARTNALALIEKENYIKYQNFVDKSIAIDDEKLIEDLKKGQFLIDDELDELDLLKYNMLSSKFDTRHLGLTIAPTMNCNFDCIYCYEKNERQNVTMSKDVQDKIVEFVKQQTKYVESINIGWYGGEPLLAFDVVKDISERVMNICKEKDIMYSSFIVTNGYKLNKKIAEELKKLNMEFMQITLDGPEDIHNKRRPLKGGQGTFCKILENMSELVDILPDISLRINVDKENVERVDEILEELDKFGLKNKVYAYLGYVEPINGCYSTGKCLTMKEYSNIDFEFSDKLKKLGFVENNISGYPNLKTNFCGADKTNSLVIDPNGDIYKCWSDIGMVEYKVGNIMDNISVNTDKYMKYILYDSTQDNECMNCKMLPICMGGCPRRRIDGKVDRCSSYKYVLKEYLEKTAIIKKEELRKNKTVEA, from the coding sequence ATGAAGGCATCAAAATATAATTTTTTCTATGAATTTCCTGAAGATATGGAAAAGTTAATAGCATATAATGCAAGAACTAATGCATTAGCACTTATTGAAAAAGAGAATTATATCAAATATCAGAATTTTGTTGATAAATCTATTGCTATTGACGATGAAAAATTGATAGAAGATTTAAAGAAAGGACAATTTTTAATAGATGATGAATTGGATGAGCTTGATTTATTAAAATATAACATGCTTAGTTCCAAATTTGATACTAGGCATTTGGGTTTGACTATTGCACCTACGATGAATTGCAATTTTGATTGCATATATTGCTATGAAAAAAATGAAAGACAAAATGTAACCATGTCTAAGGATGTTCAAGATAAAATAGTGGAATTTGTAAAACAGCAAACAAAATATGTAGAAAGTATAAATATAGGGTGGTATGGTGGAGAACCTTTATTGGCATTTGATGTTGTTAAAGATATTTCTGAAAGAGTAATGAATATATGCAAAGAAAAAGATATTATGTACAGTTCATTTATTGTAACAAATGGATACAAATTAAATAAAAAAATTGCAGAAGAACTTAAAAAATTAAATATGGAATTTATGCAAATAACATTAGACGGACCAGAAGATATTCATAATAAAAGACGTCCTTTAAAAGGAGGGCAAGGAACTTTTTGTAAGATATTAGAGAATATGTCGGAATTAGTAGATATTTTGCCAGATATATCTTTAAGAATTAATGTGGACAAAGAAAATGTTGAAAGAGTTGATGAAATACTAGAAGAATTAGACAAGTTTGGGCTTAAAAATAAAGTATATGCCTATTTGGGTTATGTAGAGCCTATAAATGGCTGCTACTCAACAGGTAAATGCTTAACTATGAAGGAATATTCTAATATAGATTTTGAATTTAGTGATAAACTCAAAAAACTTGGATTTGTAGAAAATAATATTTCCGGATATCCAAATTTGAAAACTAATTTTTGTGGTGCAGATAAAACTAATTCATTAGTAATTGATCCTAATGGTGACATATATAAATGCTGGTCTGATATAGGAATGGTCGAATATAAGGTGGGAAATATTATGGACAATATTTCAGTGAATACAGATAAATATATGAAATATATTCTTTATGATTCAACCCAAGATAATGAATGTATGAATTGCAAGATGCTTCCAATATGTATGGGAGGATGTCCTAGGAGGAGGATAGATGGTAAAGTTGATAGATGTAGTTCATATAAATATGTATTAAAAGAATATTTGGAAAAGACAGCAATTATTAAGAAAGAAGAATTGAGAAAAAACAAGACCGTTGAAGCTTAA
- a CDS encoding L-lactate dehydrogenase, producing the protein MEKKRSAKISIVGAGSVGATAAYALVMGGLASELVIVDVNKEKTLGEVLDLSHGAGFVKPVNIKAGEYKDTKDSDIVIITAGAAQKPGETRIDLVNKNIKILKSIVPEVVKYSPNSILLVVSNPVDILSYVAYELSGFPKERVIGSGTVLDTSRLKYEISKRLKVDARDVQTYIMGEHGDTEFPAWSLTNIQGIEIDEYAKEVGCRYNEAVRTEIHENVKNAAYEVINRKGATFYAIGLAIKRIVEAILGDEKCILPVSTLVEDYYDIDDIYLGVPAIVGRNGVERVLKVSLNDDEIERLQSSANALETVLDASFPKEGVAI; encoded by the coding sequence ATGGAAAAGAAGAGAAGTGCTAAGATATCAATAGTAGGTGCAGGTTCCGTAGGCGCAACTGCTGCTTATGCATTAGTTATGGGAGGATTGGCTTCAGAACTAGTGATAGTTGATGTTAACAAAGAAAAAACATTAGGCGAAGTACTAGATTTAAGTCATGGTGCAGGATTTGTAAAACCTGTAAATATTAAAGCTGGAGAATACAAAGATACTAAGGATTCAGATATCGTTATTATAACAGCAGGGGCTGCACAAAAACCTGGTGAAACTAGAATAGATCTTGTAAATAAAAATATTAAAATTCTCAAATCAATTGTTCCAGAAGTCGTTAAATATAGTCCAAATTCAATATTATTAGTAGTTTCAAATCCTGTAGACATATTAAGCTATGTAGCTTATGAATTGTCAGGGTTTCCTAAAGAAAGAGTTATAGGTTCTGGTACTGTTTTAGATACTTCAAGACTTAAATATGAAATAAGTAAGAGATTAAAGGTAGATGCAAGAGATGTTCAAACATATATCATGGGAGAACATGGAGATACAGAATTCCCAGCATGGAGTTTAACAAATATTCAAGGTATTGAAATTGATGAATATGCAAAAGAAGTAGGTTGTAGATACAATGAAGCTGTTAGAACAGAAATCCACGAAAATGTTAAAAATGCAGCTTACGAAGTCATCAACAGAAAAGGAGCTACTTTCTATGCTATTGGCTTAGCTATCAAACGTATAGTAGAGGCGATACTAGGTGATGAAAAATGCATATTACCAGTTTCTACTTTAGTTGAGGATTATTATGATATAGATGATATTTACCTAGGAGTACCAGCCATAGTTGGAAGAAATGGTGTTGAAAGAGTGCTAAAGGTAAGCTTAAATGATGATGAAATTGAAAGATTACAAAGTTCTGCAAATGCATTAGAAACAGTTTTAGATGCATCATTCCCAAAAGAAGGAGTAGCTATATAA
- a CDS encoding ABC transporter transmembrane domain-containing protein has product MKIFKFVKEYIFKYKIQLFIFLIFSIISWIISIGLPYITGNYIDSLMNFQNRQTIINFTIKILLIGIISIISSFIVSYSYVKVQTKSGMELNFKALEHISKMPILYFKNLDSAYLNQRINSDSNTLISFVLSNFLDILINALTLIIVFYISFKINRKLTMILIPLIPLYLAIYFVFKKPLFKSGYELKENQNKFFSKMNEQLYNINLIKLNSTFEESQKQLRTSFSTMFESLLKYTRISYIFSSSDSMTMIISQIIIFFFGGMEIINGNLTIGQFTIIISYFSMIMGCISYYLNLGKSYQDALVSYNRLEEILNETKEINGDKRINSIDTIVLKEVCFSYDDTNNIIDNFNYTFKKGNIYGIIGQNGTGKSTFINLILGLFNNYYKGNIYYNSIELKKLDMYYIRKRIIGISEQEPALINDTIGKNVTYGIDIYNYDDIETILKNLNLDINKFQDGLNTNIHEAANNISGGEKLKISLARTFLKNPDMIILDEPTSALDFKSIENLKSILKEIKKGKIIIIVTHNKDILDISDEIIDLNLVHSLNYEVKISNTI; this is encoded by the coding sequence ATGAAAATATTTAAATTTGTTAAAGAATATATATTTAAATATAAAATTCAATTATTCATATTTTTGATATTTTCTATTATTTCATGGATAATATCAATAGGACTACCTTATATAACAGGAAACTATATAGATTCGTTGATGAATTTTCAAAACAGACAAACCATAATTAATTTCACCATAAAAATACTTTTAATAGGAATAATAAGTATCATTTCATCATTTATAGTTAGTTATTCCTATGTGAAAGTTCAAACAAAATCTGGAATGGAACTGAACTTTAAAGCATTAGAGCATATAAGTAAAATGCCTATACTATATTTTAAAAATCTTGACAGTGCATATCTAAATCAAAGAATTAATTCAGATAGTAACACATTGATTTCTTTTGTATTGAGCAATTTTTTAGACATTCTGATTAATGCTTTGACCCTTATAATTGTATTCTATATTTCATTTAAAATAAACAGAAAATTAACCATGATATTGATACCCCTCATTCCCTTATACTTAGCCATATACTTCGTATTCAAAAAACCATTATTTAAATCTGGATATGAATTGAAAGAAAATCAAAACAAGTTCTTTTCAAAGATGAATGAACAACTTTACAATATAAATTTGATTAAACTGAACTCTACTTTTGAAGAATCTCAAAAACAGCTTAGGACAAGTTTTTCAACAATGTTTGAATCACTATTAAAATATACAAGAATATCATATATTTTTTCAAGCAGTGACTCCATGACCATGATAATATCTCAAATAATAATATTTTTCTTTGGAGGAATGGAGATAATAAATGGGAATTTAACCATAGGACAATTCACTATAATAATCAGCTACTTTTCCATGATAATGGGATGTATAAGCTATTATTTAAACTTAGGGAAATCCTATCAAGATGCACTAGTTTCATACAATAGATTAGAAGAAATATTAAATGAAACTAAAGAAATAAATGGGGACAAAAGAATAAACAGTATTGATACAATAGTCCTTAAAGAAGTTTGTTTTTCATATGATGATACTAATAATATCATAGATAATTTTAACTATACATTTAAAAAAGGCAATATTTATGGAATCATTGGACAAAATGGTACAGGGAAAAGTACCTTTATAAATTTAATACTTGGACTTTTCAACAATTATTATAAAGGAAATATCTATTACAATTCAATAGAATTAAAAAAATTAGATATGTATTATATTAGAAAAAGAATCATAGGAATTAGTGAACAAGAACCTGCATTAATTAATGACACAATTGGTAAAAATGTAACCTATGGAATAGATATATATAATTATGATGACATTGAAACTATACTGAAAAATTTAAATTTAGACATAAATAAATTTCAAGATGGATTAAATACAAACATACATGAAGCTGCAAACAACATATCTGGAGGGGAAAAACTAAAGATATCCTTGGCTAGAACATTTTTAAAAAATCCTGATATGATTATATTAGATGAGCCAACTTCAGCACTAGATTTTAAGAGTATAGAAAATTTAAAATCTATACTAAAGGAAATAAAGAAAGGTAAGATAATTATCATAGTTACTCATAATAAAGACATATTGGATATATCAGATGAAATCATTGATTTAAACTTAGTGCATAGTTTAAATTATGAAGTTAAGATTTCTAATACAATTTAA
- a CDS encoding FadR/GntR family transcriptional regulator gives MFTPIKNTTVSEKVVEQIKEMLLRGNLNKGDKLPSERQMAETLEVSRSSVREALKELEIMGLIESKQGEGNFIKDNFEDILFEPFSTFFLIKESNAEEILELRNVIEKGTAVLAAERITMEELEDIKNILTTSENSRSEDELAKLDVIFHYKIAQASKNFLLQSILNAVSSLIEASIKDIRKNIMIEEKHKEIIKAQHLDIYKALESHNPKASEKAMTDHLNFVNNEMKKSII, from the coding sequence ATGTTTACTCCAATTAAGAATACAACTGTTTCTGAAAAAGTAGTTGAACAAATAAAAGAAATGCTTTTGAGAGGAAATCTCAACAAAGGTGACAAATTGCCCTCTGAAAGACAAATGGCTGAAACATTAGAAGTAAGCAGATCTTCTGTAAGAGAAGCCTTAAAAGAATTAGAGATAATGGGACTAATAGAGTCTAAACAGGGAGAAGGAAATTTTATTAAAGATAATTTTGAAGATATATTATTTGAACCTTTCTCTACATTTTTCTTAATAAAAGAAAGCAATGCAGAAGAAATATTAGAACTTAGAAATGTAATAGAAAAAGGTACAGCTGTATTAGCAGCTGAACGAATTACAATGGAAGAATTAGAGGATATAAAAAATATTTTAACAACCTCAGAAAATTCACGTTCTGAAGATGAATTGGCAAAACTTGATGTGATTTTTCACTATAAAATAGCACAGGCAAGTAAAAACTTTCTTCTACAAAGTATATTAAATGCAGTTTCATCCCTTATTGAAGCATCTATAAAGGATATAAGAAAAAACATAATGATAGAAGAAAAGCATAAGGAAATCATAAAAGCTCAGCATCTTGATATATATAAAGCTTTAGAATCTCACAATCCTAAAGCTAGTGAAAAGGCTATGACAGATCATCTTAATTTTGTAAATAATGAAATGAAAAAATCTATAATATAA
- a CDS encoding response regulator transcription factor translates to MEKTKVLIVDDEKLIRDGLKIILSTYEDIEVVGLCEDGREALEFCKKTNVDVILMDIRMPKCDGVLGTKIIKEEFEDIKILILTTFNDTEYIHEALKYGASGYLLKDSSYDLIYEGIKAAIKGSVVVHPQVASKMMSHVANEKDYTKEIEKYNLTEREIELIKEIAKGLTNKEISEKLFLSEGTIKNNISFILSKLDLRDRTQVAIFAFKTGLVE, encoded by the coding sequence ATGGAGAAGACAAAAGTCTTAATTGTTGATGATGAAAAGTTAATACGTGATGGCTTGAAAATAATATTGTCTACATATGAAGATATTGAAGTTGTAGGATTGTGTGAAGATGGCAGAGAAGCTTTGGAATTTTGCAAGAAGACAAATGTTGATGTAATACTTATGGATATTAGAATGCCTAAATGTGATGGGGTACTAGGAACTAAAATCATTAAAGAAGAGTTTGAAGATATAAAAATTCTAATATTGACTACTTTTAATGACACAGAATATATTCATGAGGCCTTAAAATATGGAGCATCAGGATATCTTTTAAAGGATAGTTCCTATGATTTAATATATGAGGGAATAAAGGCAGCAATTAAAGGAAGTGTAGTAGTTCATCCACAGGTAGCAAGCAAGATGATGTCTCATGTAGCTAATGAAAAAGACTATACTAAGGAGATAGAAAAATACAATCTTACTGAAAGAGAAATTGAATTGATAAAGGAGATAGCTAAAGGACTTACAAATAAAGAAATAAGTGAAAAGCTATTTCTTTCAGAAGGTACTATAAAAAATAATATTAGTTTCATACTATCAAAACTAGATTTAAGAGACAGGACTCAAGTAGCTATTTTTGCATTTAAAACTGGATTGGTTGAATAA